In a single window of the Leptospira sanjuanensis genome:
- a CDS encoding sodium:solute symporter family transporter translates to MHFSILDLIVLLSYVVLVLFSGWFTSRKKDKDSSSYFLAGRELSWIPLSFSIVATETSTLTFLNIPGLSYSGNLTFLGLGLGFVLGRILVAQWFIPMYYQSGFISVYEWVGIRYGKVSQKTVTFLFKLTRILGDGVRMYASAIPVAILLEVFLKQYSSIEAETLHVEILSLLLISAITILYTVQGGFRSVVWVDSLQFLIYVAGGIFALFYLSSLLIDRGFDVVSLATRANEANKLRIFEWSEFSSPYFLPTAIVGGILLTLGTHGVDQMFVQRVLACRSESDAKKAMISSGIFVFFQFVLFLSIGILLYFYYEGSNLPKDKVFSKFILEEVPSPITGFLLAAILASAMSTLSSSINSLSLTTKVDLGFEKFGSGTLSLFWGMVLLLSSLLPLFLTTGKTGLVELGLSIASYTVGPIIAVFLSGRISTFSYMQNLKDKNASFAIGLTPVITLAFGKSTGFGFTLLVPFGIGTCLLIGLILLQIQNPRTSPK, encoded by the coding sequence ATGCACTTTTCCATTTTAGATCTGATCGTTCTTTTATCGTACGTCGTCTTGGTTCTTTTTTCGGGATGGTTCACTTCCAGAAAGAAGGATAAGGATTCTTCTTCTTACTTTCTTGCGGGAAGAGAACTGTCCTGGATTCCACTCAGTTTTTCGATCGTCGCAACCGAAACTTCCACGCTTACCTTTTTGAATATTCCTGGTTTGAGTTACTCCGGCAATCTCACCTTTCTCGGACTCGGATTGGGTTTCGTTTTGGGGAGAATCCTCGTCGCACAATGGTTTATCCCGATGTATTATCAATCCGGCTTTATCTCGGTGTACGAATGGGTGGGAATCCGTTACGGAAAAGTTTCCCAGAAAACGGTTACCTTCTTGTTCAAGCTCACGCGAATCTTAGGAGACGGAGTAAGAATGTACGCGTCCGCGATTCCGGTCGCGATTCTTTTGGAAGTATTTTTAAAACAATATTCCTCGATAGAAGCGGAAACTCTGCACGTAGAAATTTTAAGTCTTCTTTTGATTTCGGCGATTACGATTCTTTATACGGTTCAAGGCGGATTTCGTTCGGTGGTTTGGGTGGATTCGTTGCAATTTCTGATTTATGTTGCCGGAGGAATCTTCGCGCTTTTTTATCTGAGTTCCCTTTTAATCGACAGAGGATTCGACGTTGTAAGTCTCGCAACCCGGGCAAACGAAGCAAACAAGCTGCGGATTTTCGAATGGAGTGAATTCTCCTCTCCGTATTTTTTACCTACCGCGATCGTTGGCGGAATTCTTTTGACGTTGGGAACGCACGGAGTCGATCAGATGTTCGTACAACGAGTTCTTGCGTGCCGTTCCGAATCGGATGCGAAGAAAGCGATGATTTCATCGGGTATTTTCGTTTTTTTCCAATTCGTATTATTTTTGAGCATCGGGATTCTATTATATTTTTATTATGAAGGTTCGAACCTTCCCAAGGATAAAGTCTTTTCCAAGTTCATTCTCGAAGAAGTGCCTTCCCCGATCACCGGTTTTTTACTTGCGGCGATCTTGGCTTCCGCAATGTCCACACTTTCCAGCTCGATCAACTCGCTTTCGTTGACAACCAAGGTGGATCTCGGATTTGAAAAATTCGGTTCGGGCACGTTGAGTCTGTTCTGGGGAATGGTTCTTTTGTTGAGTTCGTTGCTCCCTCTCTTTTTAACGACCGGCAAAACGGGACTTGTGGAGTTGGGACTTTCGATCGCATCCTACACGGTCGGTCCGATCATAGCGGTCTTTCTCAGCGGAAGAATATCAACTTTTTCGTATATGCAGAATTTAAAGGATAAAAACGCGTCCTTTGCGATCGGACTGACTCCCGTAATCACCTTAGCCTTCGGAAAATCGACGGGTTTCGGATTCACTCTTTTGGTTCCTTTCGGAATCGGAACCTGCCTTTTGATCGGACTTATTCTATTGCAAATTCAGAATCCTCGGACTTCTCCAAAATAG
- a CDS encoding pyridoxal phosphate-dependent aminotransferase, whose protein sequence is MDLSAKRLNVIEPSPTLVITAKANELKKKGEDIVSFGAGEPDFETPSHIRDAAKQAIDKGMTRYTAVSGTVELKEAIVTKFKRDNGLDYDKNQVIIGTGGKQVIYNYFLATLNAGDEVIIPAPYWVSYADIVRLAEGVPVIVTTAPESNFQITPEQLKKAITPKTKCLILNSPSNPTGAGYSKKDLEALAEVVLAAGIQVMSDDIYEKIVYDGFSFSNLAMVSPELKKLTFVINGVSKTYAMTGWRIGYGAGDLSIVKNMETIQSQSTSNPSSISQAAAQAAIGGDQACVEEMRKAFEVRRNLIVAQLNAIPGVKCNNPQGAFYVFPYLTDVYKTPGFEKLKKETSETSLSKIFCNVLLEKYKVAAVPGIAFGEDQALRLSYAMGEKDIQRGVERIAQMIGDLSK, encoded by the coding sequence ATGGATCTCAGCGCAAAGAGGCTGAACGTCATCGAGCCTTCTCCAACACTCGTAATCACCGCAAAGGCGAACGAGTTGAAAAAAAAGGGAGAAGACATTGTAAGTTTCGGAGCCGGCGAACCCGATTTCGAAACCCCGTCCCATATTAGAGATGCCGCAAAACAGGCGATCGATAAGGGAATGACGCGTTACACGGCTGTTTCCGGAACGGTGGAACTCAAAGAGGCGATCGTCACGAAATTCAAACGGGACAACGGACTCGATTACGATAAGAATCAAGTGATCATCGGAACAGGAGGAAAGCAGGTCATCTACAACTACTTTCTTGCGACCCTCAACGCGGGAGACGAGGTCATCATTCCCGCTCCGTATTGGGTGAGTTATGCGGACATCGTTCGCCTCGCGGAAGGTGTTCCCGTGATCGTTACGACCGCTCCCGAAAGTAATTTTCAAATCACTCCCGAGCAATTGAAGAAGGCGATCACTCCTAAGACAAAATGTCTGATCCTGAATTCTCCCTCGAATCCGACGGGAGCGGGATATTCCAAAAAGGATTTGGAAGCGCTTGCAGAAGTCGTTCTCGCCGCCGGAATCCAAGTGATGAGCGACGATATCTACGAGAAGATCGTTTATGACGGATTTTCCTTTTCCAATCTAGCGATGGTTTCTCCCGAACTCAAAAAACTGACCTTTGTCATCAACGGGGTTTCCAAAACCTACGCGATGACCGGCTGGAGAATCGGATACGGAGCGGGGGATTTGAGCATCGTTAAAAACATGGAAACGATCCAGAGTCAGTCCACTTCCAATCCGTCTTCGATTTCCCAAGCGGCCGCTCAGGCTGCGATCGGGGGAGATCAGGCTTGTGTGGAAGAAATGAGAAAGGCTTTCGAAGTAAGAAGGAATCTCATCGTCGCTCAATTGAACGCGATTCCCGGCGTGAAGTGCAACAACCCGCAAGGCGCATTCTACGTGTTTCCGTATTTGACGGACGTTTACAAAACGCCCGGTTTCGAAAAGCTCAAAAAAGAAACTTCTGAAACTTCTTTGAGTAAGATTTTCTGCAACGTTCTATTAGAAAAGTATAAAGTAGCCGCGGTTCCCGGAATCGCTTTCGGAGAAGATCAGGCTCTTAGGCTTTCCTATGCGATGGGAGAAAAGGATATCCAGCGCGGAGTAGAACGAATCGCACAAATGATCGGGGACTTGAGCAAGTAA
- the thrB gene encoding homoserine kinase: MTSIRQYSIRVPGTSANLGPGFDLFGLAFRIYNRFQFQFRAEKEFKTSVKGMDVLPFAPDEDMVLSSYQSYFRKFLPGQEPVPYSLHMDLNLPMKGGLGSSASAAVAGVCAARFAHKHFFPKISLPKENEFLFHLGQIEGHPDNTIPAYLGGFVFAYFNGERLEYVKKKFPKKVRCFLIVPDLETSTHQSRKTLPSSYSTEDVIFNMSRIATWMEFLDSGKVNLLKLALEDRVHTPYRMHSEFALNPFLKEAEKNLIGYSLSGSGPSVLLFSERSKAVRVEKILREKLAEFTAKTHFNCQILSLKVEEDGVSESVKEIKIS; the protein is encoded by the coding sequence ATGACTTCGATTCGACAATATTCCATTCGAGTTCCCGGAACCTCGGCCAATTTGGGTCCGGGTTTCGATCTATTCGGTCTCGCGTTTCGAATCTACAACCGATTTCAGTTTCAATTTCGCGCGGAGAAAGAATTCAAAACTTCCGTCAAGGGAATGGATGTTTTGCCGTTCGCTCCGGACGAAGACATGGTTCTTTCTTCGTATCAATCCTACTTTCGAAAATTTCTTCCGGGACAAGAACCCGTTCCGTATTCTTTACATATGGATCTGAATCTTCCGATGAAAGGCGGTTTGGGTTCGAGCGCGAGCGCCGCTGTCGCCGGAGTCTGCGCCGCGCGATTCGCACACAAACATTTCTTTCCGAAGATTTCTCTTCCGAAAGAAAACGAATTTCTGTTTCATCTCGGGCAAATCGAAGGACATCCGGACAATACGATTCCTGCGTATTTAGGCGGTTTCGTATTCGCGTATTTCAACGGGGAACGACTGGAATACGTCAAAAAGAAATTTCCTAAAAAGGTCCGTTGTTTTCTAATCGTCCCCGATCTCGAAACTTCCACGCATCAATCCCGCAAAACTTTACCGAGTTCGTATTCGACGGAAGACGTGATCTTCAATATGAGCCGGATCGCGACCTGGATGGAGTTTTTGGATTCGGGGAAGGTCAATCTTTTGAAGCTTGCGCTGGAGGATCGGGTTCACACACCGTATCGAATGCATTCCGAATTTGCGCTCAATCCGTTTTTAAAGGAAGCGGAAAAGAATCTCATCGGTTATTCTCTTTCGGGCAGCGGTCCTTCAGTTCTTTTGTTTTCGGAAAGAAGCAAGGCTGTGCGCGTCGAAAAGATTCTGCGCGAAAAACTGGCGGAGTTTACCGCAAAGACCCATTTTAATTGTCAGATTCTTTCCTTAAAGGTGGAAGAGGACGGGGTTTCCGAGTCGGTCAAAGAAATTAAAATTTCCTAA
- a CDS encoding MBOAT family O-acyltransferase has protein sequence MLFNSLPFLFLFLVTYLIYWNVNGPSKKKVLLVSSIVFYGYSHIAFLVHFLLVIGVNYYFSLKLWEKKEKGESTNSLLKWVIVLNAVNLAFFKYYYFVMDSLSSITGMELWQKLGTSVEILLPLAISFYTFQLIALQVDIHRGLIPQRIAGNDYFLFILFFPQLIAGPIMRSTDFLPKLDHPEIDKNRMIQGIFLLIFGLFKKSVLADSIAGIITPLYGEPGQYHAASIYIAMFGFACQVYCDFSGYTDIARGSAFLLGYDIPENFRGPFLSFSFREFWGRWHVTLSTWLRDYIYIPLGGSRKGEFRSQWNMFLTMCLGGLWHGANIAFVLWGAYLGLILALERFLEPRPTPGATNVSPSKTTRIVRTFITVNLFAFSGLFFRGGSAGKNAVPFMLDLLSGYKNIFTGKILPRWEELLLFILLTLGLNVFQYFPQALEKVEKRWMVLIPVLSVILLLLLGVFGDGGGEFIYFQF, from the coding sequence ATGTTATTCAATTCGTTACCTTTTCTCTTTTTATTTTTAGTCACGTATCTGATCTATTGGAACGTAAACGGACCTTCTAAAAAAAAGGTCCTTCTCGTTTCTTCGATCGTATTCTACGGTTATTCTCATATCGCCTTTTTGGTTCACTTCCTTCTCGTCATCGGAGTCAATTACTACTTCTCCCTTAAACTCTGGGAAAAAAAGGAAAAGGGAGAATCCACAAACTCCCTTCTGAAATGGGTAATCGTTTTGAACGCGGTCAATCTCGCATTCTTCAAATATTACTATTTCGTAATGGATTCCCTGAGTTCGATCACGGGTATGGAACTCTGGCAAAAATTAGGGACTTCCGTCGAGATCCTGCTTCCGCTTGCGATCAGTTTTTATACGTTTCAATTGATCGCTCTCCAAGTGGACATCCATCGGGGATTGATTCCGCAAAGGATCGCCGGAAACGACTACTTCCTTTTTATTCTCTTTTTCCCCCAATTGATCGCCGGACCGATCATGAGATCCACGGACTTTTTGCCGAAACTCGATCATCCTGAAATCGACAAAAACAGAATGATCCAAGGGATCTTTTTGCTGATCTTCGGTTTGTTTAAAAAATCGGTTCTCGCGGATTCGATCGCCGGAATCATAACTCCCTTATACGGAGAACCCGGTCAATACCACGCCGCTTCGATTTACATCGCGATGTTCGGATTCGCATGTCAGGTTTATTGCGACTTTTCCGGTTATACCGACATCGCTCGCGGTTCCGCATTCTTACTCGGCTACGATATTCCGGAAAACTTCCGAGGGCCGTTCTTGTCCTTTTCTTTCCGCGAGTTCTGGGGGCGGTGGCACGTAACGTTGTCCACTTGGCTTCGAGATTATATTTACATCCCGCTCGGAGGGAGCAGAAAGGGAGAATTCAGATCTCAGTGGAACATGTTTCTTACGATGTGTTTGGGCGGTCTCTGGCACGGAGCGAACATCGCCTTCGTTCTATGGGGAGCCTATCTCGGTTTGATCCTCGCCTTGGAACGATTTTTAGAACCGAGACCGACACCGGGAGCGACTAACGTTTCCCCGTCGAAAACAACTCGAATCGTGCGGACTTTTATCACCGTAAACTTATTCGCGTTTTCCGGTTTGTTCTTTCGAGGAGGTTCCGCAGGAAAGAACGCGGTTCCATTTATGCTCGATCTATTGAGCGGCTATAAGAATATCTTTACCGGCAAAATACTTCCTCGTTGGGAAGAACTTCTGCTCTTCATTCTCCTGACCTTGGGTTTGAACGTGTTTCAATACTTTCCGCAAGCCTTGGAAAAAGTCGAAAAACGTTGGATGGTTCTCATTCCGGTTCTCAGCGTCATTCTGCTCTTGCTTTTGGGAGTATTCGGAGACGGCGGCGGAGAATTTATTTACTTTCAGTTTTAG
- a CDS encoding DNA repair helicase XPB, whose product MSKPLIVQSDKTMLLEVDNPEFEACQSIVSKFAELEKSPEYLHTYRISPLSLWNAASIKMTADEIVECLEKFSRYSVPKNIVNEIREQISRYGKVKLVKEESGELAIISNEKGFLQEIGNHRAVQPFIETTFPDKIYIKKEYRGHIKQALIKIGFPVEDLAGYDEGNKYGFNLRPESISGKKFGMRDYQRACVEVFHAGGGNEGGSGVVVLPCGAGKTIVGIGVMQIVGAETLILVTNTLSIRQWRNEILDKTDIPPEDIGEYSGEVKEIRPITIATYNILTHRKKKGGDFTHFHLFSANNWGLIVYDEVHLLPAPVFRMTSELQAKRRLGLTATLVREDGLEEDVFSLIGPKKYDVPWKELESKSWIAEAKCKEIRVNMEDDLRLKYSIADDREKFRLASENPEKMKAIDLIMKKHSESHLLVIGQYINQLEEISKKFNIPLITGKTPLPERQTLYDAFRSGKIKSLVVSKVANFSIDLPDANIAIQVSGTFGSRQEEAQRLGRILRPKGHDNTAVFYSLISRDTNEERFGQNRQLFLTEQGYEYEIYTLDQFREAQEELAQLQLNNV is encoded by the coding sequence ATGAGCAAACCCTTAATCGTTCAGAGTGATAAAACTATGCTTTTGGAGGTCGATAACCCCGAGTTTGAAGCCTGTCAGAGCATCGTTTCCAAATTTGCCGAATTAGAAAAAAGTCCGGAATACCTTCATACGTATAGAATTTCCCCGCTTTCCCTTTGGAACGCCGCGTCGATCAAGATGACCGCGGACGAAATCGTGGAATGTCTGGAAAAATTCTCCCGATACTCCGTTCCCAAGAACATCGTAAACGAAATCCGCGAACAGATCAGTCGTTACGGAAAAGTAAAACTCGTTAAGGAAGAATCCGGAGAACTCGCAATCATCTCGAATGAAAAAGGATTTCTTCAGGAAATCGGAAATCACAGAGCGGTTCAACCGTTCATCGAAACTACATTCCCCGATAAGATTTATATCAAAAAAGAATACCGCGGTCATATCAAACAAGCCTTGATTAAAATCGGTTTCCCCGTGGAAGATCTCGCGGGCTACGACGAAGGAAACAAATACGGTTTTAATCTAAGACCGGAGAGCATCAGCGGTAAAAAGTTCGGAATGCGCGATTACCAACGGGCTTGTGTGGAAGTATTTCACGCGGGCGGCGGTAACGAAGGCGGTTCCGGCGTAGTGGTTCTTCCTTGCGGTGCGGGGAAAACCATCGTAGGGATCGGCGTAATGCAGATTGTAGGCGCGGAAACTTTGATTCTCGTTACGAACACTCTTTCCATCCGCCAATGGAGAAATGAAATTCTCGATAAAACCGACATTCCTCCCGAGGATATCGGCGAATATTCCGGCGAAGTCAAAGAGATCCGTCCGATCACGATCGCGACTTATAACATTCTTACACATAGAAAGAAGAAGGGAGGGGATTTTACCCACTTCCATCTTTTCAGCGCGAACAACTGGGGTTTGATCGTTTACGATGAGGTTCACTTGCTTCCCGCTCCGGTTTTCCGTATGACTTCCGAACTTCAGGCAAAAAGAAGACTCGGCCTAACCGCAACGCTCGTGCGCGAGGACGGTTTGGAAGAGGATGTGTTCTCGCTGATCGGACCGAAAAAATACGACGTTCCTTGGAAGGAACTGGAAAGCAAGTCTTGGATCGCGGAAGCGAAGTGTAAGGAAATCCGAGTCAATATGGAAGACGATCTGCGTTTGAAGTATTCCATTGCGGACGACCGTGAAAAGTTCAGACTTGCCTCCGAAAATCCGGAAAAGATGAAGGCGATCGATCTCATCATGAAAAAACACTCCGAGTCGCATCTGCTTGTGATCGGACAATACATCAATCAGTTGGAAGAAATATCAAAGAAGTTTAATATTCCTCTGATTACCGGTAAAACCCCGCTTCCGGAAAGACAGACTCTATACGATGCGTTCCGTTCCGGAAAGATCAAATCTCTCGTCGTGAGTAAGGTTGCGAACTTTTCGATCGACCTTCCCGACGCGAACATCGCGATCCAGGTTTCGGGAACGTTCGGTTCCAGACAGGAAGAAGCTCAAAGATTGGGACGAATCCTCAGACCGAAAGGACACGATAACACGGCCGTATTCTATTCTCTCATTTCGAGAGATACCAACGAGGAGCGATTCGGACAGAACCGCCAGTTGTTTCTTACCGAACAGGGATACGAATACGAAATTTATACTTTGGATCAATTCCGCGAAGCTCAGGAAGAATTGGCTCAGCTGCAGCTGAACAACGTCTAA
- a CDS encoding aldose 1-epimerase: MKEIFSKRSRLKFTESGNQILSWTWKHPDQDKEFEIISGYEKKDHFFRSGSYLMFPWVNRHTGDSIRLGEDWISLAEIGSKDANGYPSHGLAYAWERKVVERSERRIRFELIPDDSVRDFDLAKILIHEEYSLESIFGKEVLTLRTSFKNRTEDPFRFCYGYHPYFRMNSSQLPCILRSNLVKQIPLQEDLTPVYPIYGFETDRFSLEKVPALDSLFYGKDAWVTLQVPEDSYQVCVQANAFQEDEIRLSYFQIYTNFSENRIAIEPMSAPGNAVRNGFSLTTLRPAEEKSGSFQILLSGL, from the coding sequence GTGAAGGAAATTTTCAGCAAACGTTCCCGGTTGAAGTTCACCGAATCGGGAAATCAAATTCTTTCCTGGACTTGGAAACACCCGGATCAAGACAAAGAGTTCGAAATCATTTCCGGTTATGAGAAGAAGGACCATTTCTTTCGTTCCGGTTCGTATCTGATGTTTCCCTGGGTCAATCGGCATACGGGCGATTCGATTCGACTGGGAGAAGATTGGATTTCTCTCGCCGAAATCGGGAGCAAAGACGCAAACGGTTATCCTTCTCACGGACTCGCATACGCTTGGGAACGAAAGGTCGTCGAACGATCCGAACGAAGGATTCGGTTCGAGTTGATTCCCGACGATTCCGTTCGCGATTTCGATTTAGCAAAGATTTTGATACACGAAGAATATTCTCTCGAATCCATTTTCGGAAAAGAAGTTCTTACGCTTCGAACGAGTTTTAAAAATCGAACCGAGGATCCGTTTCGATTCTGCTACGGGTATCATCCGTATTTTCGAATGAATTCTTCGCAACTGCCTTGTATTCTTCGGTCTAACCTTGTGAAACAGATTCCTTTACAAGAAGATCTGACTCCGGTCTATCCCATCTACGGTTTTGAAACGGATCGATTCTCATTGGAGAAGGTTCCCGCGTTGGATTCTTTGTTTTACGGAAAAGACGCATGGGTGACGCTTCAGGTTCCTGAAGATTCGTACCAAGTATGCGTTCAAGCGAACGCGTTCCAGGAAGACGAGATACGGCTTTCGTATTTTCAAATTTATACGAACTTCTCAGAAAATAGAATCGCGATCGAACCGATGAGCGCGCCGGGGAACGCGGTTCGAAACGGTTTTTCTTTGACGACTCTCCGACCGGCGGAAGAAAAGAGCGGAAGTTTTCAAATTCTGCTTTCCGGGTTGTGA
- a CDS encoding DsbA family protein, giving the protein MQDIIDKLKAKESRPLLILSAAFLIYIAFTILPLISYFSPDGIAEIKGKNYTIKDVEKENPRIARKFYAETNDRLYRVLSEFASKKVVSLAAKERNVSEKELLEPSVPAPSLAEMRAIYDQYKNSPALKGKSFDQVKTEIENHLVSQKKEELRNSLFGQLRNEYNISVKVKELPPLRDEILTGNNPSIGPEKAKVTIVEFSDFECPFCKRSQDVNVQLRAKYKDQIRWVFRDYPLSFHPNAMFAHIAANCASPQGKYWEFFNVLFNNSGNLPKERVLDLARGTGLDMKAFSQCVNDAKVRKEVEEDMAEGEKYGVSGTPAFFINGIMVEGAQPIEAFTKVIDQELKN; this is encoded by the coding sequence ATGCAAGACATAATCGATAAGCTTAAAGCGAAGGAATCCAGACCTTTGCTCATACTTTCCGCCGCATTTTTAATCTACATCGCGTTTACGATTCTCCCTTTGATTTCCTATTTTTCTCCGGATGGGATAGCCGAAATCAAAGGTAAGAATTATACGATCAAAGACGTTGAAAAAGAGAATCCTAGAATCGCCCGTAAGTTCTACGCAGAGACGAACGATCGTTTGTACCGGGTTCTTTCCGAGTTTGCGAGCAAGAAGGTGGTTTCATTGGCTGCAAAGGAGCGTAACGTTTCCGAAAAGGAATTGCTGGAGCCTTCCGTTCCGGCTCCGAGCCTCGCGGAAATGCGCGCAATCTACGATCAGTATAAGAATTCTCCCGCTCTGAAAGGAAAGTCCTTCGATCAAGTAAAGACCGAAATCGAAAATCATCTCGTCTCTCAAAAGAAAGAAGAACTTAGAAATTCGCTCTTCGGACAACTCCGCAACGAATACAATATTTCCGTAAAGGTGAAGGAACTACCTCCTCTCCGAGACGAGATTCTTACCGGAAACAATCCGTCCATCGGTCCGGAAAAAGCGAAGGTTACGATCGTAGAGTTTTCGGATTTCGAATGTCCTTTTTGCAAAAGAAGTCAGGACGTAAACGTTCAGCTGAGAGCGAAGTATAAGGATCAGATCCGCTGGGTGTTCCGCGATTATCCTCTTTCCTTTCATCCGAACGCGATGTTCGCACATATCGCCGCAAACTGCGCGAGTCCTCAAGGAAAGTATTGGGAATTCTTCAACGTTCTTTTTAACAATTCAGGAAATCTTCCGAAGGAACGCGTTCTGGATCTTGCGAGAGGAACGGGTTTGGATATGAAGGCTTTCAGTCAATGCGTGAACGACGCAAAGGTTCGTAAAGAAGTGGAAGAAGATATGGCGGAAGGGGAAAAATACGGAGTTAGCGGAACTCCCGCTTTCTTTATCAACGGTATTATGGTGGAAGGCGCTCAACCGATAGAAGCCTTTACCAAAGTGATCGATCAGGAACTTAAAAATTAA
- the sppA gene encoding signal peptide peptidase SppA, with protein MKHSILTWTTSVFLGLVLTNCYIPVNANLGGPGKSAELREKLLSGRQEDKILIVPIDGVISDEGEKTFFGGQEDSILAGVKKQLELAELDPEIKAVILKINSPGGSVTASDILYREILQFKTKKKIPVVALFMDTAASGAYYISMAADLVIAHPTSVTGSIGVILSGINVKEGLDKLGIKDQSIRSGGNKTIGSPLEDLSPEQRKLLQSIVDDLYEKFFEVVKNGRPGKNASELRKIADGRIFTASQALHHGLIDKIGYFDNAVQETMSLPNYKKTPGNTNPRIIYYSQSTDKRTNFYQVQSPELRPDSPISKILGTGRQVRFLYLWSY; from the coding sequence TTGAAACACTCGATTCTAACTTGGACAACCTCCGTATTCCTCGGTTTGGTTCTTACAAACTGCTATATTCCGGTCAACGCAAACTTAGGCGGACCGGGAAAGTCCGCCGAACTCAGAGAGAAACTTCTTTCCGGTAGACAGGAAGACAAGATTCTCATCGTGCCGATCGACGGCGTGATCAGCGACGAAGGCGAAAAGACCTTCTTCGGCGGACAAGAAGATTCGATCTTGGCGGGAGTCAAAAAACAACTCGAACTCGCGGAACTTGATCCTGAAATCAAAGCGGTCATCTTAAAGATCAATTCACCCGGAGGCTCCGTTACGGCGAGCGACATTCTCTACAGAGAAATTCTTCAGTTCAAAACCAAAAAGAAAATCCCCGTAGTCGCGCTCTTTATGGATACGGCGGCAAGCGGAGCGTATTATATTTCCATGGCTGCCGATCTCGTGATCGCACACCCGACTTCCGTAACCGGTTCGATCGGAGTCATTCTTTCGGGAATCAACGTAAAGGAAGGTTTGGATAAACTCGGAATCAAGGATCAATCGATCCGTTCCGGCGGAAACAAAACGATCGGTTCTCCTTTGGAAGACCTTTCTCCCGAACAAAGAAAACTTCTTCAGTCGATCGTGGACGATCTTTACGAAAAGTTTTTCGAAGTCGTGAAAAACGGAAGACCCGGAAAAAACGCGTCGGAACTCCGTAAGATCGCGGACGGAAGAATTTTCACCGCGTCCCAAGCGCTGCATCACGGACTGATCGACAAGATCGGTTATTTCGACAACGCAGTTCAAGAGACGATGTCGCTTCCGAATTACAAAAAAACTCCGGGAAACACGAATCCTAGAATCATCTATTATTCTCAAAGCACGGATAAGAGAACGAACTTTTATCAGGTTCAATCTCCCGAGTTAAGACCGGATTCGCCGATCTCTAAAATTTTAGGAACGGGAAGACAGGTTCGTTTTCTATATCTCTGGTCCTATTAA
- a CDS encoding alpha/beta fold hydrolase, producing the protein MSTVDLHSRKIEFRNERFLSPVCGPILVLHGLFGSSKNWLSVGDFLSRYSDVYLMDLRNHGDSPHSPEHSLASMVEDLEVWIVKNGIENPAILGHSMGGLVSMGFALKNPNIPSILLIEDIAPKDYPFHYESEMACLRTDVSGFNSRQEIDAALTKILPDAFVRNFLEMNLERREEGGYRWKLNVEGIAGSPRLLQDFFARYANRPYRQQTYFITGGISDFFRKEDRLTARSFFPNSKFYEIPNGDHYMHYTKAAEFRRIVESILEKSEDSEFAIE; encoded by the coding sequence ATGTCTACAGTAGATCTCCATTCACGCAAGATAGAATTTCGAAACGAGAGATTTCTTTCTCCGGTTTGCGGACCGATCCTCGTTTTACACGGACTCTTCGGTTCTTCCAAAAACTGGCTGAGCGTCGGCGATTTTCTAAGTCGTTATTCCGACGTGTATTTGATGGATCTTCGAAACCACGGGGATTCTCCTCATTCTCCCGAACATTCCCTCGCTTCGATGGTGGAGGATTTGGAGGTCTGGATCGTGAAGAACGGAATCGAAAATCCGGCGATTCTAGGGCATTCCATGGGCGGGCTGGTTTCAATGGGATTTGCATTAAAGAATCCGAATATTCCATCCATCTTATTGATCGAGGACATCGCGCCGAAGGATTATCCGTTTCACTATGAAAGCGAAATGGCCTGTTTGCGGACCGACGTTTCCGGATTCAATTCCAGACAGGAAATCGACGCGGCCTTGACGAAAATTCTTCCGGATGCGTTCGTTCGGAATTTTTTGGAAATGAATCTGGAACGCAGGGAAGAGGGCGGTTATCGTTGGAAACTCAACGTGGAAGGAATCGCCGGGTCGCCCCGTCTCTTACAGGATTTTTTCGCGCGTTATGCGAATCGACCCTACCGGCAACAAACCTACTTTATCACCGGCGGAATTTCGGATTTTTTTCGTAAAGAGGATCGTCTTACGGCTCGTTCATTCTTTCCGAATTCGAAGTTTTACGAAATCCCGAACGGAGACCATTACATGCACTACACCAAAGCGGCCGAGTTCCGAAGAATCGTGGAATCTATTTTGGAGAAGTCCGAGGATTCTGAATTTGCAATAGAATAA